Proteins encoded together in one Anopheles darlingi chromosome 3, idAnoDarlMG_H_01, whole genome shotgun sequence window:
- the LOC125953520 gene encoding chromosome transmission fidelity protein 8 homolog: MPIYVRNPSVDGERKGKLEEWCIVELQGDLEVRGERIMAGQFIGDLLYNKYGQPILIIGHHILQGRMQKIDKPLLVVEKHDLRQTNGRDEDETMLDISQVVTESQQELDSTAHSIASNRTVLDSTVAIEHKVVPKVEYLVRAVVRSKVLFKARPKPIIANVAKSV; the protein is encoded by the exons CCCCTCTGTGGAtggtgaaaggaaaggaaagctgGAAGAATGGTGTATCGTAGAGTTGCAGGGGGATCTGGAAGTTCGCGGGGAGCGTATCATGGCGGGGCAGTTTATCGGCGATCTGCTTTACAACAAATACGGACAACCG ATCCTCATCATTGGGCATCATATACTGCAGGGCAGAATGCAGAAGATCGATAAACCATTGCTTGTGGTGGAGAAGCATGATCTTCGTCAGACGAATGGtagagatgaagatgaaaccaTGCTGGACATAAGCCAGGTAGTGACGGAAAGTCAGCAGGAGCTTGATTCGACTGCACATTCTATTGcttcgaaccgaaccgttctCGATTCTACGGTAGCGATCGAGCACAAGGTGGTGCCGAAGGTAGAGTACCTAGTTCGAGCCGTCGTTCGAAGTAAGGTGTTGTTTAAGGCAAGGCCTAAACCTATCATTGCCAATGTGGCCAAATCAGTTTAA
- the LOC125953505 gene encoding uncharacterized protein LOC125953505: MFSRKELLFLRALALAALLQVSSALQLEGLSTKKPRVTKYTMKPTSSSATAVPSSLSLYRLDASSGATCILIQTDALLSIQYRDKYNEDKEADSFLPDQMDVSGECWEDESRITLAWKGFVVSIYFSKTPGGERWYVNNVDLSYSSSNKLFEHIDRPGLDVKLSTPPGTLLFPTPVGKSYTCDKELTITMFAQDDTDKSGHLAKLYLRELRMQSFMYKAGNNWGPTFQCSATGTYRDETAPIAVGSTLAVATVCTVVGYGLWRYFKVKKFQYGTMA; encoded by the exons atgttttcccgaAAGGAGCTACTCTTCCTTCGGGCCCTGGCCCTTG CTGCCTTGCTACAGGTTAGCAGCGCACTGCAGCTGGAAGGACTCTCGACAAAGAAGCCACGCGTTACGAAATACACCATGAAGCCAACGTCGAGTTCG GCCACCGCCGTTCCATCGTCCCTGTCGCTGTACCGTCTCGACGCCTCTAGTGGAGCCACGTGTATTCTCATTCAGACGGATGCGCTGCTCAGTATTCAGTATCGTGACAAGTACAATGAGGATAAG GAAGCGGACTCTTTCCTTCCGGATCAGATGGACGTATCGGGAGAGTGCTGGGAGGATGAGTCACGTATTACGCTCGCCTGGAAGGGTTTCGTTGTTAGTATCTACTTCTCGAAGACGCCCGGTGGCGAGCGTTGGTACGTGAACAACGTGGACCTATCGTACTCGTCCTCCAACAAACTGTTCGAGCACATCGACCGTCCCGGGTTAGACGTGAAGCTGTCCACTCCCCCCGGTACACTACTCTTCCCGACACCGGTCGGCAAATCGTACACCTGCGACAAAGAGCTCACTATTACGATGTTTGCCCAGGATGACACCGATAAATCGGGTCACCTGGCCAAGCTGTATCTGCGCGAGCTGCGAATGCAGAGCTTCATGTACAAGGCGGGCAACAACTGGGGACCGACGTTCCAGTGTAGCGCCACCGGGACGTACCGCGATGAGACGGCTCCGATTGCCGTCGGCTCCACGCTCGCCGTTGCCACCGTTTGCACCGTTGTTGGGTACGGATTGTGGAG aTATTTCAAGGTCAAGAAGTTCCAGTATGGAACGATGGCTTAA
- the LOC125953489 gene encoding aldo-keto reductase family 1 member B1-like: MASNVPKVLFKNGTSVPMLGLGTWNSPPGQVAQAVKDAIDVGYRHIDCAHVYENEHEVGEGIAAKIAEGCVKREDLFVTSKLWNTFHRPDLVQGALQVTLRNLNLKYLDLYLIHWPVAYREGGELFPWRPDGKRVHFSDVDYVDTWPAMEGLVKTGLVRSIGLSNFNRNQVERILNIARIPPVTNQIECHPYLHQADLTEYCRQHDVTITAYSPLGSPARPWVKDNDPVLMDDPVVQSVAKRHSKSAAQVLIRYQIQLGHIVIPKSITKERIVANLDVFGGGFELRAADMQLLRDLERTGRICPDSFSFGHPHHPFEAEFRKKKR, encoded by the exons ATGGCATCGAATGTGCCGAAAGTGTTGTTCAAAAATGGTACCTCGGTACCAATGCTTGGTCTAGGTACGTGGAAT TCACCACCGGGCCAAGTAGCACAGGCCGTGAAGGATGCGATCGACGTCGGCTACCGGCACATCGACTGTGCGCACGTCTACGAGAACGAGCACGAAGTAGGCGAAGGAATTGCTGCCAAGATCGCAGAGGGCTGCGTTAAGCG TGAGGATCTGTTTGTGACGAGCAAACTGTGGAACACCTTCCACCGGCCGGATCTGGTACAGGGGGCGCTACAGGTGACGCTGCGCAATCTCAACCTCAAGTATCTCGATCTCTACCTCATCCACTGGCCCGTTGCCTACCGGGAAGGTGGCGAACTGTTCCCCTGGCGCCCCGACGGCAAGCGGGTACACTTCTCGGACGTCGACTACGTCGACACATGGCCCGCCATGGAAGGTTTAGTAAAAACCGGGCTCGTACGGAGCATCGGTTTGTCCAACTTTAACCGAAACCAGGTGGAACGTATCCTAAACATTGCCCGCATCCCACCGGTCACCAACCAGATCGAGTGCCATCCCTATCTGCACCAGGCGGACCTGACGGAGTACTGCCGGCAGCACGACGTCACCATAACGGCCTACAGTCCACTCGGTTCTCCGGCACGTCCGTGGGTTAAGGATAACGATCCGGTTCTGATGGATGATCCCGTGGTGCAGTCCGTCGCGAAGAGACACTCCAAATCGGCCGCCCAAGTTCTGATCCGCTACCAGATACAACTCGGTCACATCGTCATCCCAAAGTCGATCACCAAGGAGCGTATCGTCGCCAATCTGGACGTGTTCGGTGGGGGGTTTGAACTGAGGGCCGCCGATATGCAGCTGCTCCGTGATCTCGAGCGAACGGGTCGCATCTGTCCGGATTCGTTCAGCTTCGGTCATCCGCACCATCCGTTTGAGGCCGAGTTCCGGAAGAAGAAACGATGA